In the genome of Coregonus clupeaformis isolate EN_2021a chromosome 1, ASM2061545v1, whole genome shotgun sequence, one region contains:
- the LOC121582704 gene encoding gamma-aminobutyric acid receptor subunit pi-like, with amino-acid sequence MMAVLRSGGRVFIMLLISRMLENSLLSAEVKEGEILPPTIQKLMKGYNKYLRPFFDNGPVTVGMSLDVASIDTISEINMDYTATIFLRQRWTDERLVFEGNKSLSLDGRLVELLWVPDTFIVDSKKSFLHDITVENRLIRIFPNGTVLYALRITTTVACNMDLTKYPMDKQTCTLQLESWGYNTNDVMFYWTRGNESVSGLDTLRLAQYTVEDHYTSASEAIYETGHYPKLIFHFELKRSILYFILETYVPSSLLVVLSWVSFWISQSSVPARVCIGVTTVLTMTTLMMGARTSLPNANCFIKAIDVYLGICFSFIFGALIEYAVAHFCTLNHPDANIVMYGHQMGGFDEEMNGMVTTIATENNRAKRRKEKAAAASAPMAELELGPSSSTGSEPKPEAPEETPNRCITVLVLLRKILRKAANCCHVENPHLIDNYSRRTFPLSFVFINLLYWTYYLYL; translated from the exons GATGTTAGAGAACTCTCTGCTCAGCGCTgaagtgaaggagggagagattcTGCCTCCCACCATTCAGAAGTTGATGAAAGGATACAACAAGTACCTCAGGCCTTTCTTTGACA ATGGGCCAGTGACTGTGGGCATGAGTTTGGACGTTGCCAGCATTGACACCATATCAGAGATCAACATG GACTACACGGCCACCATCTTCCTGCGTCAGCGCTGGACAGACGAGCGCCTGGTGTTTGAGGGGAACAAAAGCCTGAGTCTGGACGGCAGGCTGGTGGAGCTGCTCTGGGTACCAGACACCTTCATCGTAGACTCTAAGAAGTCCTTCCTCCATGACATCACTGTGGAGAACAGGCTGATCAGGATCTTCCCCAATGGAACAGTGCTCTACGCCCTGAG gaTCACCACCACTGTGGCCTGCAACATGGATCTGACCAAATACCCCATGGACAAGCAAACCTGCACTCTGCAACTGGAGAGCT GGGGCTACAACACCAATGATGTGATGTTCTACTGGACCAGAGGGAATGAGTCGGTCAGTGGTTTGGACACGCTGCGTCTAGCTCAGTACACAGTAGAGGACCACTACACCTCTGCGTCTGAGGCCATCTATGAAACAG gcCACTACCCCAAGCTGATCTTCCACTTTGAGCTGAAGAGAAGCATCCTGTACTTCATCCTGGAGACGTATGTTCCCTCTAGCCTGCTGGTGGTCCTGTCCTGGGTTTCCTTCTGGATCAGCCAGTCCTCCGTCCCCGCAAGAGTCTGCATCG GAGTGACCACGGTTCTGACCATGACCACGTTGATGATGGGTGCCAGGACGTCCCTGCCCAATGCCAACTGTTTCATCAAGGCCATCGACGTGTACCTGGGCATCTGCTTCAGCTTCATCTTCGGAGCGCTGATCGAGTACGCAGTGGCCCACTTCTGCACCCTCAACCACCCCGACGCCAACATTGTCATG taCGGtcaccagatgggaggctttgaCGAGGAGATGAACGGCATGGTCACTACCATCGCCACTGAAAACAATAGGGCCAAGAGGCGTAAGGAGAAAGCTGCTGCAGCCTCAGCGCCCATGGCAGAGCTGGAACTAGGCCCCTCCAGCTCCACTGGCAGCGAACCCAAGCCTGAGGCCCCTGAGGAGACCCCGAACCGCTGCATCACTGTCCTGGTCCTCCTCCGCAAGATCCTGCGCAAAGCTGCAAACTGTTGCCATGTTGAGAATCCCCACTTAATAGACAACTACTCCAGGAggaccttccccctctcctttgtATTCATCAACCTCCTCTACTGGACATACTACCTGTACTTGTAA